From the genome of Sulfitobacter sp. DSM 110093, one region includes:
- the urtE gene encoding urea ABC transporter ATP-binding subunit UrtE, protein MLEIENLSLKYGQSQILHDITLSAPVGQVTCVTGTNGVGKTSLLKAIAGRHPFSAGTITLDGAYLHSGRAALSAKAGVGYVPQGREIFPLMTVEENLETGFACLPKSEHKIPDDIFDLFPVLAEMRARRGGDLSGGQQQQLSIARALIARPKVLLLDEPTEGIQPNIIQMIGRTIRLLRDRGELAIILVEQNFEFAYLNSDHFHIMQRGHFTKSIPKSQAQREALLDALAL, encoded by the coding sequence ATGCTGGAGATTGAGAACCTAAGCCTGAAATACGGGCAGTCCCAGATACTTCATGACATAACATTAAGCGCACCTGTGGGCCAAGTTACCTGCGTGACGGGCACAAACGGGGTCGGCAAAACGAGCCTTCTGAAAGCCATCGCTGGGCGGCACCCTTTCTCAGCCGGGACGATCACGCTTGACGGGGCTTACCTGCATTCGGGGCGTGCCGCCCTGTCGGCCAAAGCTGGCGTCGGATACGTGCCGCAGGGGCGGGAGATATTCCCCCTCATGACTGTTGAAGAGAACCTTGAAACGGGCTTTGCCTGCCTTCCTAAATCTGAGCATAAGATCCCGGATGACATATTCGACCTTTTCCCGGTCCTCGCCGAAATGAGGGCCCGGCGCGGAGGTGACTTGTCTGGTGGCCAGCAACAACAACTTTCCATTGCCCGCGCGCTTATCGCCCGCCCTAAGGTGTTGCTTTTGGATGAACCGACCGAAGGCATCCAGCCCAATATCATCCAGATGATCGGTCGCACCATCCGGCTGCTGCGCGATCGGGGTGAATTGGCAATCATACTTGTCGAGCAGAACTTCGAATTTGCTTACCTCAACTCCGATCATTTCCACATCATGCAGCGCGGACATTTCACAAAATCCATCCCAAAGTCCCAGGCACAAAGGGAGGCACTTTTGGACGCGCTCGCGCTATAG
- the urtD gene encoding urea ABC transporter ATP-binding protein UrtD produces the protein MSSLLEMSGISKSFDGFQAIKNLSLQIGEPELRAVIGPNGAGKTTFMDIITGKTKPDEGYILFGDDSRSLIGMSESQIAMLGIGRKFQKPTVFEAQTVRENLAMALKNPRGAFSVLFYRKNPEGAARLEKIADEINLTDHLTRPAGELSHGQKQWLEIGMLLAQSPRLLLVDEPAAGMTAHEREHTTDILKKAAETRAVIVVEHDMEFVRRLNCKVTVLHEGSVLAEGSLDHVTNNQTVVDVYLGRTDAGD, from the coding sequence ATGAGTTCACTATTAGAAATGTCCGGAATCTCGAAGTCTTTTGACGGGTTTCAGGCGATCAAGAACCTTAGTCTACAGATCGGTGAACCGGAATTGCGCGCGGTGATCGGCCCCAATGGCGCTGGCAAGACGACCTTTATGGACATCATCACCGGCAAGACAAAGCCGGATGAAGGCTATATTCTGTTTGGTGATGACAGCCGCTCTCTTATTGGCATGTCGGAAAGCCAGATCGCCATGCTTGGGATTGGGCGCAAGTTTCAAAAGCCGACAGTGTTTGAGGCGCAAACCGTGCGCGAAAACCTTGCCATGGCATTAAAGAACCCGCGGGGTGCATTCTCGGTCCTTTTTTATCGCAAAAACCCTGAGGGGGCCGCGCGACTAGAAAAGATTGCTGACGAAATCAACCTGACCGACCATCTCACACGCCCCGCCGGAGAGTTAAGCCATGGGCAAAAGCAATGGCTTGAGATCGGGATGCTGCTTGCGCAATCGCCCCGCTTGTTGTTGGTCGATGAACCTGCCGCTGGCATGACAGCACATGAACGCGAACACACCACAGATATTTTGAAAAAGGCCGCCGAGACCCGCGCCGTGATTGTGGTGGAGCATGATATGGAATTCGTGCGGCGCCTGAACTGCAAGGTGACGGTGCTACACGAAGGGTCTGTTCTGGCCGAAGGGTCGCTTGATCATGTGACTAACAACCAGACTGTTGTAGATGTTTATTTAGGGCGCACCGATGCTGGAGATTGA
- the urtC gene encoding urea ABC transporter permease subunit UrtC, whose protein sequence is MTQTHNEQRSFIGRNPSVLYFLGALGLFTAIVAVMSEATGAGLISTSFIKTLGKTLCLCLVAIAMDVVWGYCGILSLGHFAFFGIGGYAIGMWLMYARTEIIVAESLAGQIIPPTPQEISDAIGNQIFGVVGSSEFPIIWAFADNLFIQLAFVVLIPGALALVFGWLAFRSRVTGVYLSILTQAMTLALALYLFQNDSGLRGNNGLSGLQNIPGFAESGQDVVSIVFFLASALALALGYLFFAWITDSKLGNVIQAIRDDESRVRFLGYHVESYKLFVFTITATVAGIAGALYYPQAGIINPAEIAPIASIYLAVWVAIGGRGRLYGAVIGAAVVSLLSSWFTGGGAPSINLGVYTIHWVDWWLVLLGLSFVLITLFAPKGIGGLFDKLVRKS, encoded by the coding sequence ATGACCCAGACGCACAACGAACAAAGGTCATTCATCGGGCGCAATCCTTCGGTCCTCTACTTTCTCGGCGCTCTCGGGCTTTTTACAGCCATTGTGGCGGTGATGTCGGAAGCCACCGGCGCGGGGCTCATCTCGACCTCATTCATCAAAACACTGGGCAAAACCCTGTGCCTTTGCCTTGTTGCCATCGCGATGGATGTCGTTTGGGGCTATTGTGGCATTCTTAGCCTTGGTCATTTCGCTTTTTTCGGGATCGGGGGTTACGCTATTGGCATGTGGCTTATGTATGCCCGCACTGAAATCATCGTCGCTGAAAGCCTCGCAGGTCAGATTATCCCACCAACTCCGCAGGAGATATCAGACGCTATCGGAAATCAGATCTTCGGCGTTGTCGGGTCATCAGAGTTCCCAATAATTTGGGCCTTTGCGGACAACCTCTTTATCCAATTAGCTTTTGTCGTGCTGATCCCCGGTGCCCTCGCGTTAGTCTTTGGCTGGCTGGCGTTTCGTAGCCGTGTGACTGGCGTTTATCTGTCGATCCTCACCCAAGCCATGACGCTGGCGCTTGCGCTCTACCTTTTCCAGAACGACAGCGGCTTGCGTGGCAACAACGGCCTGTCGGGCCTGCAAAACATCCCCGGCTTCGCCGAAAGCGGCCAAGACGTGGTCTCTATCGTCTTCTTCCTCGCCTCTGCCTTGGCGCTTGCTCTGGGCTATCTGTTTTTCGCGTGGATCACCGACAGCAAGCTGGGCAATGTCATCCAAGCCATCCGCGACGATGAATCGCGCGTTCGTTTTCTGGGCTACCATGTAGAGAGCTATAAACTCTTCGTTTTCACCATCACCGCCACCGTCGCAGGCATCGCCGGCGCGCTTTATTACCCGCAAGCAGGCATCATCAACCCGGCTGAAATCGCGCCCATCGCGTCGATCTATCTCGCGGTATGGGTCGCCATCGGCGGGCGTGGCCGGCTTTACGGCGCGGTGATCGGCGCGGCAGTGGTTTCGCTTTTGTCCAGTTGGTTTACGGGCGGTGGCGCGCCCAGCATCAATCTGGGGGTCTATACGATCCACTGGGTCGATTGGTGGCTGGTGCTGCTCGGTCTTAGCTTTGTACTTATCACGTTGTTTGCCCCCAAGGGCATCGGTGGCCTCTTTGACAAACTGGTACGCAAATCATGA
- the urtB gene encoding urea ABC transporter permease subunit UrtB yields MVRILLCLMCLLTSVSVASAQDLQSILQTHSDEVAKPSRNSVGVLLDDMVASGLSQVPAFLEQWVGRSVWQDDTTGQFYIATEVDDTLTLRNIDTGQETTALADGFSQLRPNGGVRRVIGTALVQFQLSDPDPERRHAALESIARRSDASQFEPLMASLNGEEDPALRARKVQLINFLTARFGDASEDRIRAIESLSSDTSLEARAVLSQILSVTTGVAVQQPDGNIARILDPMADPSANYEKLVGAELAPAIVPPGEIRAALEANIVESRVGGIPLARLDDPERRVDAYRTLADAGAVPPLVTQDDINTALQDAVFYELYDEDEVAITDAARATLDAVETRVGWAQTFDLTLDGLSLASIYFLAAIGLAITFGQMGVINMAHGEFIMMGAYTGYAVQLIVPDYTVSLLIALPLAFAVTFGAGVAMERLVIRHLYHRPLETLLATFGISIALQQIAKNIFGTQARPLTSPDWLGGALVISDVVQISYIRIAIFVLALIFLFVLLYILKRTRLGLEVRAVTQNPGMAASMGINPDRINMMTFGLGSGIAGVAGVGIGLYAQVTSEMGANYIVQSFMTVVVGGVGSVFGTLAGAGLIGFLQKGIEWLNPSNTLAAQTYMILFIILFIQFRPKGIVAPKGRAAAD; encoded by the coding sequence ATGGTTCGTATTCTACTCTGCCTGATGTGCTTGCTGACATCTGTCAGTGTCGCTTCAGCCCAAGACCTTCAGTCTATCTTGCAGACGCACAGCGACGAAGTAGCCAAGCCATCGCGCAACTCGGTCGGCGTATTGTTGGATGACATGGTGGCCTCGGGCCTGTCGCAGGTTCCTGCATTTCTTGAGCAATGGGTGGGACGAAGCGTTTGGCAAGACGATACAACAGGCCAATTTTATATCGCGACCGAAGTCGACGATACGCTAACGCTGCGCAACATTGATACGGGCCAAGAAACGACTGCTTTGGCAGATGGTTTCAGTCAGTTGCGCCCCAATGGCGGCGTGCGGCGGGTTATCGGTACCGCATTGGTGCAGTTTCAACTGTCCGATCCCGATCCAGAACGCCGCCACGCTGCCCTTGAAAGTATTGCCCGACGGAGTGATGCCAGCCAGTTTGAGCCGCTTATGGCATCACTAAATGGGGAAGAAGACCCGGCCTTGCGCGCCCGCAAGGTGCAATTGATCAATTTCTTAACCGCCCGATTTGGGGATGCTTCCGAAGATCGCATTCGCGCTATTGAAAGCCTTTCATCCGACACGTCCCTCGAAGCCCGCGCGGTGTTAAGTCAGATCCTTTCTGTGACGACTGGCGTGGCAGTACAGCAGCCCGATGGCAACATCGCCCGCATTCTCGATCCCATGGCGGACCCTTCCGCGAACTACGAAAAACTTGTTGGGGCCGAACTCGCTCCGGCTATCGTACCTCCCGGTGAAATCCGCGCCGCGCTTGAGGCCAATATAGTCGAAAGTCGCGTCGGCGGCATCCCTTTGGCGCGGTTGGATGATCCAGAAAGGCGGGTGGATGCATATCGCACGCTTGCCGACGCCGGTGCCGTGCCACCTTTGGTGACTCAGGATGATATTAACACTGCTTTGCAGGATGCCGTCTTTTACGAACTCTATGACGAGGACGAGGTTGCGATCACTGACGCTGCCCGCGCCACGCTCGACGCGGTTGAAACGCGGGTCGGCTGGGCGCAGACGTTTGATTTGACGTTGGACGGCCTATCGCTGGCCTCGATCTACTTTCTCGCCGCGATTGGGCTTGCGATTACCTTTGGGCAGATGGGGGTCATCAACATGGCCCATGGCGAGTTTATCATGATGGGTGCCTACACCGGCTATGCCGTGCAGCTCATCGTTCCCGACTACACGGTCTCGTTGCTCATCGCGCTGCCGCTTGCCTTTGCCGTTACCTTTGGGGCGGGTGTCGCGATGGAGCGGCTGGTGATCCGGCATCTCTATCATCGCCCGCTTGAGACCTTGTTGGCGACCTTCGGCATCTCGATCGCCTTGCAGCAAATCGCCAAGAACATCTTTGGCACGCAGGCCCGCCCACTCACATCGCCGGATTGGCTAGGGGGTGCGCTTGTGATCTCGGATGTGGTTCAAATCAGTTACATCCGCATCGCCATATTCGTGCTCGCGCTGATTTTCCTCTTCGTTCTGCTGTATATCCTCAAGCGTACGCGCCTTGGATTAGAGGTGCGCGCGGTCACGCAAAATCCTGGCATGGCGGCATCGATGGGCATCAACCCTGATCGCATCAATATGATGACCTTTGGGCTCGGGTCAGGCATTGCAGGGGTCGCGGGCGTCGGCATCGGCCTTTACGCGCAGGTCACCTCTGAGATGGGCGCGAACTATATCGTGCAAAGCTTCATGACCGTCGTGGTAGGGGGTGTCGGGTCGGTATTCGGCACGTTGGCTGGCGCGGGGCTGATTGGCTTCTTGCAAAAGGGGATCGAGTGGTTGAACCCGTCCAACACGCTGGCGGCACAGACATATATGATCCTGTTCATCATCTTGTTCATTCAATTTCGGCCCAAGGGCATTGTCGCCCCCAAAGGCCGTGCAGCGGCGGATTGA
- the urtA gene encoding urea ABC transporter substrate-binding protein, producing the protein MRFSTKRTFTATAALLIAGSAASAECEDPIKVGVLHSLSGTMAISETTLKDTMELLIAQQNAAGGLLDCEIEAVVVDPASDWPLFAEKARELLTVSEVDVIFGSWTSVSRKSALPVLEELNGLMFYPVQYEGEESSRNVFYTGAAPNQQAIPATDYFLEELGVEKFALLGTDYVYPRTTNNILEQYLLDKGIPEENIFVNYTPFGHSDWSTIVADVVELGADGSQVGVISTINGDANIGFYKELAAAGISADDIPVVAFSVGEEELSGLDTTDLVGHLAAWNYFQSAESDANDEWVAAWKEAMGEDRVTNDPMEAHYIGFNMWVNAVTDAGTTDVDAVRAAMYGQEFPNLTGGTAVMLPNHHLAKPVLIGEITADGQFDIISQTKEVPGDAWTDFLPESAVLVSDWKELECGMYNTETETCVQLTSNY; encoded by the coding sequence ATGAGATTTTCCACCAAACGAACTTTTACTGCGACCGCTGCCCTTTTGATCGCAGGTTCAGCGGCCAGCGCGGAATGCGAGGACCCGATCAAGGTTGGCGTGCTGCACTCCCTGTCCGGCACGATGGCCATTTCCGAGACAACATTGAAAGACACGATGGAGTTGTTGATTGCGCAGCAAAACGCCGCAGGCGGCCTGTTGGATTGCGAAATCGAAGCCGTTGTCGTTGACCCCGCTTCTGACTGGCCTTTGTTCGCTGAGAAAGCGCGTGAGCTTTTGACGGTGTCTGAGGTTGATGTCATCTTCGGCTCTTGGACATCTGTTTCGCGTAAATCGGCATTGCCTGTTTTGGAAGAGTTGAACGGCCTGATGTTCTACCCGGTTCAATATGAAGGCGAAGAAAGTTCACGCAACGTGTTCTATACCGGCGCCGCCCCGAACCAGCAGGCAATCCCTGCCACCGATTATTTCTTGGAGGAACTGGGCGTTGAGAAATTTGCTCTGCTCGGCACAGACTATGTCTATCCCAGAACCACCAACAACATTCTTGAACAATATCTGCTAGATAAGGGCATCCCCGAAGAAAACATCTTTGTAAACTATACGCCGTTCGGTCATTCCGATTGGTCCACCATTGTGGCGGATGTGGTTGAACTGGGCGCAGACGGCTCTCAGGTCGGCGTGATCTCGACCATCAACGGCGACGCAAATATCGGCTTTTACAAGGAGTTGGCGGCTGCCGGTATCTCGGCTGATGACATTCCGGTCGTTGCATTTTCGGTCGGTGAAGAAGAGCTTTCGGGCCTCGATACCACTGACCTTGTCGGCCACCTCGCGGCGTGGAACTACTTTCAATCCGCAGAATCCGACGCGAACGACGAATGGGTCGCCGCTTGGAAAGAGGCGATGGGCGAAGACCGCGTGACCAATGACCCGATGGAAGCCCATTACATTGGCTTCAATATGTGGGTGAATGCGGTCACCGATGCGGGCACCACGGATGTGGATGCGGTGCGTGCGGCGATGTATGGGCAGGAATTCCCGAACCTTACTGGCGGGACGGCTGTCATGCTACCCAATCACCACCTCGCCAAGCCCGTCTTGATTGGTGAAATCACCGCAGACGGCCAGTTCGACATCATCAGCCAGACCAAAGAGGTTCCGGGCGATGCATGGACGGACTTCCTGCCTGAATCGGCTGTTCTGGTGTCCGATTGGAAAGAGCTTGAGTGCGGTATGTACAATACCGAGACCGAGACCTGCGTTCAGCTGACATCGAACTACTAA
- the rlmF gene encoding 23S rRNA (adenine(1618)-N(6))-methyltransferase RlmF, whose translation MASKAKLHPRNQHLEGYDFKRLVAQTPELEPFIINSPVGRPTISFQNPAAVRTLNQALLRTHYSIKSWDIPAGYLCPPIPGRVDYIHHLADLLTDGNENEVPPRGRNIRVLDIGTGASLVYPLTGQSEYGWHFTGVDVDAGAIKSARQICESNGLDIDLRLQTNPENIFRGVIQPDDAFHVTMCNPPFHGSKEQAKKGTQRKWAGLGKGRSAKLNFGGRDAELWYPGGEIKFIARMVNESTEFAKQCLWFTSLVSKKDNLQPLHRILGKAKVAEYKVVEMAQGQKTSRFIAWTYIKKKQRT comes from the coding sequence ATGGCCAGTAAAGCGAAACTCCACCCCCGTAACCAGCACTTAGAAGGATATGACTTCAAGCGGTTGGTCGCACAGACACCTGAGCTTGAGCCCTTCATAATCAATAGTCCTGTTGGTCGGCCGACGATAAGCTTTCAGAACCCGGCGGCTGTTCGGACGCTCAATCAGGCGTTGCTAAGGACGCATTATAGTATCAAGTCTTGGGATATCCCCGCCGGCTATCTCTGCCCTCCAATACCGGGCCGCGTGGACTACATCCACCATCTTGCAGACTTGCTTACCGACGGAAATGAAAACGAGGTCCCCCCGCGGGGGCGGAATATCAGGGTGTTGGACATCGGCACCGGCGCAAGCTTGGTGTACCCCCTAACGGGCCAGAGCGAGTATGGCTGGCACTTTACTGGCGTCGATGTAGACGCAGGCGCGATCAAATCGGCACGCCAAATTTGCGAATCTAACGGGTTAGACATCGACCTTAGGCTACAGACGAACCCCGAGAATATCTTTCGCGGTGTGATCCAGCCCGACGATGCTTTTCATGTCACCATGTGCAACCCACCGTTCCACGGGTCTAAAGAACAAGCAAAAAAGGGGACTCAACGCAAGTGGGCGGGCCTTGGCAAAGGGCGCTCGGCAAAACTCAATTTCGGTGGTCGCGATGCTGAACTTTGGTACCCGGGTGGCGAGATAAAGTTTATCGCCCGCATGGTTAATGAGAGCACGGAGTTCGCCAAACAGTGTCTTTGGTTTACCTCATTGGTATCAAAGAAAGACAATCTCCAGCCGCTCCATCGAATTCTAGGAAAAGCCAAGGTCGCTGAATACAAAGTCGTCGAAATGGCACAGGGGCAAAAAACAAGTCGCTTTATCGCTTGGACCTACATCAAGAAGAAGCAACGCACCTAA
- a CDS encoding ABC transporter ATP-binding protein codes for MNTLVNIENLHAGYGNTQILSGVDLDITEGQVSTLMGRNGMGKTTTIRCLMGLLKPFKGQITIAQKDMIGAAPYQIAQAGVGLVPEGRHIFPSLTVAENLRATARPIADGWTQERVYDAFPRLSQRVNNLGFQLSGGEQQMLAIGRALMTNPKLLILDEATEGLAPLIREEIWSMLGRLKKDGLSILLIDKNLDELSRISDRYFVIEKGEIVWKGDSPAFHKERDHVEQFLHL; via the coding sequence ATGAACACGCTGGTTAATATTGAGAATCTGCATGCCGGATACGGCAATACGCAGATCCTGTCGGGCGTTGATCTGGACATCACCGAAGGTCAGGTCAGCACCCTTATGGGGCGCAATGGCATGGGGAAAACTACAACCATTCGCTGCCTGATGGGCTTGCTCAAACCTTTTAAGGGGCAGATCACCATTGCGCAAAAAGACATGATCGGCGCTGCCCCCTACCAGATCGCGCAAGCGGGTGTGGGGCTGGTGCCTGAGGGGCGCCACATTTTCCCTTCCCTCACGGTAGCCGAGAACCTGCGTGCCACCGCCCGTCCCATTGCTGATGGTTGGACGCAAGAGCGCGTTTATGATGCCTTTCCCCGCTTGAGCCAGCGGGTGAATAACCTTGGGTTTCAATTGTCAGGTGGGGAACAGCAGATGCTGGCCATCGGGCGCGCGTTGATGACCAATCCTAAACTGCTTATTCTTGACGAAGCAACTGAAGGTTTGGCACCGCTTATCCGCGAGGAGATTTGGTCAATGTTGGGCAGGTTAAAAAAGGACGGCCTGTCGATTTTATTGATTGATAAAAACCTCGACGAGCTCTCTCGGATTTCTGATCGCTATTTCGTCATCGAAAAAGGGGAGATTGTCTGGAAAGGCGATTCACCTGCTTTTCATAAGGAGCGGGATCACGTGGAGCAGTTCTTGCATTTGTGA
- a CDS encoding ABC transporter ATP-binding protein, translated as MSSLEIRNLNKSFGALTVSRDISISIGTGQCHALIGPNGAGKTTLIHQISGGLRSDSGNILMDGQEISHMSVSRRVQAGLGRTFQITTVLPSFTALENTAIAAQAKSGSSLRFFRNAAREAALNEFALVTLQRVGLEHRANIPAMDLSHGELRLLELAIALAGRPKFLLLDEPMAGLGRAEGVALVALLASLRGSLPMLMVEHDMDAIFQLADTVSVLVDGSIVAQGTPDEVRADPVARAAYLGEAGK; from the coding sequence ATGAGCAGTTTGGAAATACGCAACCTGAACAAAAGCTTTGGTGCACTGACGGTCAGCCGAGATATTTCAATCAGCATTGGTACAGGTCAATGTCATGCACTGATTGGTCCAAACGGCGCGGGAAAGACGACGCTGATCCACCAAATCTCGGGGGGGTTACGCTCGGATTCGGGCAACATCCTGATGGATGGCCAAGAGATTTCGCACATGTCCGTTTCGCGGCGGGTACAAGCCGGACTGGGCCGCACGTTCCAGATCACAACAGTTTTGCCCAGCTTTACCGCGTTGGAAAACACCGCCATTGCTGCGCAGGCCAAATCGGGATCGAGCTTGCGGTTTTTCCGCAATGCCGCGCGCGAAGCTGCGCTTAATGAGTTTGCCCTTGTCACCTTGCAGCGTGTCGGGCTTGAACACCGCGCCAACATCCCGGCGATGGATCTGTCGCATGGGGAGTTGCGCCTGCTGGAATTGGCGATCGCGCTTGCGGGGAGGCCGAAGTTTCTGCTGCTAGATGAACCAATGGCCGGGCTTGGCCGGGCAGAAGGTGTCGCATTGGTGGCCCTCTTGGCCAGCCTGCGCGGATCGCTTCCGATGCTTATGGTGGAACATGATATGGATGCGATTTTTCAGTTGGCCGATACGGTTTCGGTGTTGGTTGATGGCAGTATCGTGGCCCAAGGCACACCTGATGAAGTGCGCGCCGATCCCGTCGCGCGCGCGGCCTATTTGGGAGAGGCCGGGAAATGA
- a CDS encoding branched-chain amino acid ABC transporter permease, whose product MDRSLVFAAILFGLLLLMPFLLPLFGSEYLIGLIIKAMLLAIAAISLDLLIGHGGMVSLGHAAFVGVGAYATAIGLENGIENILLLLVITLAVTGFVALVTGSLALRTSGVYFLMITLAFGQMTYFTLTSLAAYGGDDGLTLWSLATLFGSDIVQSGSGLYFLVVGTLFATWWGVFQISRSRFGRVLRAARDNPERAEVMGYAVTRYRLIAYLIAAMIAGVSGLLLVQHAEFVSPALATWQRSGDLIVVVVLGGLGSRNGAILGAFFIVIIEEVLGSFLHEWRLIYGPVLVLMVLFAKGGIADLFVSKDAKGRAA is encoded by the coding sequence ATGGATCGTTCACTGGTTTTTGCGGCGATCCTATTTGGTCTGCTGCTGTTGATGCCCTTCTTGCTGCCTTTGTTCGGGTCAGAGTATCTGATCGGATTGATCATCAAAGCGATGCTCCTCGCCATTGCCGCCATCTCGCTTGACCTGCTGATCGGGCATGGCGGAATGGTCAGCTTGGGGCATGCGGCCTTTGTTGGTGTTGGTGCCTATGCGACGGCGATCGGGCTGGAAAATGGTATTGAAAACATCCTTTTGCTGCTGGTCATTACGCTTGCTGTGACGGGTTTTGTTGCCTTGGTTACGGGCAGCCTCGCGCTGCGCACCAGCGGGGTTTATTTCCTGATGATCACACTCGCGTTCGGACAAATGACCTATTTTACGCTGACCTCCCTTGCGGCCTATGGCGGTGATGACGGTCTTACCCTGTGGTCGCTGGCGACCCTATTTGGCAGCGATATTGTGCAAAGTGGTAGTGGGCTTTATTTCCTTGTTGTCGGGACGCTTTTTGCAACGTGGTGGGGCGTTTTCCAGATCAGCCGCTCGCGGTTTGGCCGGGTGCTGCGGGCGGCGCGGGACAATCCTGAACGAGCAGAGGTGATGGGATATGCCGTGACCCGCTATCGCCTTATTGCCTATCTGATTGCCGCCATGATTGCCGGTGTCTCAGGCCTATTGCTGGTGCAGCACGCCGAATTTGTCAGCCCTGCACTTGCCACATGGCAGCGTTCGGGGGATTTGATTGTGGTCGTGGTTCTGGGTGGGCTGGGAAGCCGCAATGGCGCGATCCTTGGCGCGTTTTTTATCGTGATTATTGAGGAAGTGCTGGGCTCGTTTCTCCATGAATGGCGGCTAATCTATGGCCCTGTTTTGGTGCTCATGGTGCTATTTGCAAAAGGCGGTATCGCTGACTTGTTTGTGTCTAAAGACGCAAAGGGGCGCGCAGCATGA
- a CDS encoding branched-chain amino acid ABC transporter permease: MSTTLFLILCLNGLQYGMLLFLIAAGLTLVFGVMGFINLAHGVQYMVGAYLVYAYVQLTGSFIVAVFLSLGTALIFGLLLEVFVFRHLYTRSHLDQVLATFGIIIFLNELAKVVFGPATLSVAPPEFLAGSIQLTETLRYPVYRFATIISGLVVAAVLYFTISYTRIGMLIRAGATSAEMVSALGVNIQRLFMIVFGVGAMLAGFAGVIAAPIFAIEPGMGDNILIVTFVVIIIGGIGSIGGAFIAALLVGLIDTLGRSFATEILSTLFSPSFANQIGPALASMLIYILMAAILVFRPKGLLPAKGVA; the protein is encoded by the coding sequence ATGTCTACGACACTGTTTCTAATTCTGTGCCTGAACGGCCTTCAATACGGCATGCTGTTGTTTTTGATTGCTGCGGGGCTGACGCTTGTATTCGGCGTGATGGGTTTCATCAACCTGGCCCATGGGGTGCAATATATGGTCGGCGCATATCTGGTCTATGCCTATGTGCAATTGACTGGCAGCTTTATTGTTGCAGTGTTCTTGTCGCTCGGCACCGCGTTGATATTTGGCCTATTACTAGAGGTTTTTGTCTTCCGGCACCTCTACACCCGCAGCCACCTAGATCAGGTGCTGGCAACATTCGGCATCATCATTTTTCTAAACGAGTTGGCCAAGGTTGTTTTTGGGCCGGCCACCTTGTCTGTTGCGCCGCCTGAATTTCTGGCGGGTTCCATTCAGTTGACAGAAACGCTGCGCTATCCGGTCTACCGCTTCGCCACCATAATTTCGGGGCTTGTTGTGGCGGCAGTGCTTTATTTCACCATCAGTTACACGCGCATCGGCATGTTGATCCGCGCCGGGGCTACCTCGGCTGAAATGGTTTCCGCGCTTGGGGTGAACATCCAGCGTCTGTTTATGATCGTGTTTGGTGTGGGCGCCATGCTGGCCGGTTTCGCAGGCGTCATCGCCGCGCCGATATTCGCGATCGAGCCGGGCATGGGAGACAATATTCTCATCGTCACCTTTGTTGTCATCATCATTGGCGGGATCGGGTCAATTGGCGGCGCATTTATTGCAGCGCTACTCGTCGGGTTGATCGACACACTTGGGCGCAGTTTCGCGACCGAAATCCTCTCAACCTTGTTTTCACCGTCATTTGCCAACCAGATCGGGCCAGCCTTGGCGTCGATGCTGATCTACATCCTGATGGCTGCGATCCTCGTGTTCCGTCCAAAGGGGCTGTTGCCTGCCAAAGGGGTCGCATGA